From Acidimicrobiales bacterium:
ATGATCTCGGTGGCACCGCGAGCCACCAGCGCCTCGTAGGCGAGCAGGAACCTACCGGGCGAGGGAGCCGCCGTCGCCACCTGCGTCACGCCCTGCTCGAAGCGGGCATAGAACCCGTCCGCGTCCAGGTCCACCCCCTCCAGGAAGTCGTGACCATCGAGCGTCACCGTCAGGGGCACGACCTCCACCCCGTAGCGCTCCACCAGCTCGGCCGGCAGCTGAGCGTTGGAATCGGTGCACAGCCCGATCAATCTCGCTCCCCCTTCGGCGCGACGGCGGCCGCGGTGGCGAACCGGTACAGGATGACCGCGCTGCTGGCCCCGGCGGCCAGCGGTAGGGAAACGGTCGGGCGGGGGCCCCACAGGTTGGGCCAGCCCGTCCGCCACCAGAGGATGGCGCCCCCTATCCATGCGCCCGACGAAAGCACGGTGACCGCCGCCGCCCGACGGCGCCAGGGTCCCGTCGAGCTGAGGGCGGCGACGGCGAGGTCGACCGGAAAGTAGGCAGGAAACGTCGCCAGACACTGTCCCACGCTCGCCGCCACCCCCTTGCCCCCCTTGAACCTCTTGGCGACCGGGAAGCAGTGGCCCACCACGGCTGCGGTGCCGCCGAGATGGGACCCGGCGCCGCCAGCGACCGCTCGACCGACGACACAGGCCAGGGCGCCCTTGGCGATGTCGGCCGACAGCACCGCCGTGCCCCAGCCCCCGCCCAGCACCTTCATGGCGTTCACCGCACCCGGGTTGCCCGAGCCCGCCGTCCGCAGGTCGGTCCCGCCGCCGGTCGCCAGCCGGGTGGCCACGTCCGCCGAGGGCACTCCGCCCAGCGCGTACCCGGTGAGGGCGGCTCCGACCAGGCGGGCGGCCCCGGCCACCGGAGCACCTCGCGCTCCTCGCCCGCCTCCCATCGAGGGATCACCCTACCGCCGTGTCCGCGCCTCATAGCCGCTGGGTAGAAGATGTCGGCCTATGGCATCGCCGAGCGTGACCGAGCCGATGCGCGTGCTGGTGGTGTCCGCGCGGCTGACCGACCCCCGCCGCCGGGCCCTGGCCGCCCTGGTGACGGGAGCGGTCGATATCACCGGGACGGACGTGCTGCCGATTTCCTCTGATCTCCCGCCACCGGACCGCTACGACGCGGTGGTGGTCGACGGCGGCACCGACGGGTTGACTCCGGAGTGGCTGACGGCGCTGCACCGCCACGTCGAGTCCGGAGCATCGCTGTTGCGCATCGGCGGCGACGGCCGCGCCGGCGACGACGGGCCCCGTGGTGAGTGGTTCGCCAAGGTGGTCTCGCCGACCAGTGTGCTGACCCAGCGGGCGCCCGAGGAGTTCCCCGTCGTGGACCGTCTCCAGCCGCTGTCCCTGGCCCCGACGGCGCACGTGTGCCTGTCGGTGAGCGTGGGGTTCACGGACCGGCCCGCCCTGGCGGAGACGGCGCTGGGCCGCGGGCGGGTCGTGAGCTCGGGCCTGGGCAACACCGAGGAGGCTCTGGGAAACAAGGAGCTGGCGACCGTGCTGCGCCGCGCCCTGCGACGCTCAGGTGCGCCCGATCGCGGCGGCCGACCCATCGGGCTGGCCATCGCGGGCTACGGCCCCTACGGCGGGATGGGGTACCACCACGGCGCTGCCGCCCAGGCCACGACCGGGCTCGAGCTCGTCGCCGCTTGCGACGAGAGCGCCGAGCGGCGAAAGGCGGCCGAGGCCGAGTTCCCCGGTGTCCGCACCTACCCGACCGTGTCCGAGCTGGCCCGCGACGACGACGTCGAGGTGGTCGTCGTCGCCACCCCTCCCGTGTCGCACACCAGCATCACGCTCGCGCTGCTGCGCGCAGGCAAGCATGTGGCCTGCGAGAAGCCGCTGTGCTTCACCGTGGCCGATGCCGACGAGATGCTGGCGACGGCGCGCGCCTACGACCTCAGCCTCACGGTCAACCAGAGCCGGCGGTGGGACGCCGACTTCGTCGCCATTCGCCGGGCCGTCCGCGCCAGCCTGCTGGGAGAGCTGTTCAACGTCGAGACCTTCGTCGGTGGTTTCGAGCACCCCTGTCGGGCGTGGCACTCGGAGGCTTCGGTGTCGGGTGGCACGGTCTTCGACTGGGGTTCGCACCATCTCGACTGGATGCTCCTCCTGATGGAAGACATGCCTGCCGTCGTCGAGGCCCACGGCCACAAGCGGGTCTGGCATGACGTCACGAACCTCGACCAGCTGCGCGTCCGGCTGAGATGGAGCGACGGTCGAGAGGCGGAGTTCGTCGACAGCTCGGTGGCCGCCATCAGACGGCCCAAGTTCTACCTGCAGGGCACGGCCGGGACGCTGGCGGGCTGGTACCGGCCGTTGACGTTCGAGCGTCTCGAGCCAGGGGTCGGCTACATGGCCCAACGGGCTCACCACGCCGAGGCGCCCGCCGAGCTGACCCTCGCCCGGTACGAGAGTGGCGCCGGCCTGAGCGAGACCCGCCTCCCGCCCGCCGCTCCCCAGCCCTTCGCCTTCCACCGCAACCTCGCCGACCACCTCGCCCTCGGCGAGCGCTTGACCATCACGGCCGACTCGATCCGCCAGGTCGTCGTCCTCCTGGAGGCCGCCCACCGGTCGGTCGAGCGGGCCGGGGCCCCGGTCGAGGTGGCCCCGGGCTAGGGGGCGTGTGCATGCGGGAACCAGGGACCGGAATGGCCGTTCCGGCCCGGACGTTGGCTCCGGTGTGACGCGTCTGCTCACGATCATGGGCTCGGGCGAGACGAGTCCGACCATGGTGAAGATGCACCGCCAGCTCCTGGACCGCCTTGGTCCGCCACCGGTTCCAGCGGTGCTGTTGAGCACGCCCTTCGGCTTCCAGATGAACGCGTCAGACGTCGCGGCCAAGGCGGTCGAGTACTTCCGTGAGAGCGTGAACGCGGAGCTCCAGGTGGCCGACATCCGATCGTCCGCCGATGCCGACACCGTCCGCAACGAGACGATGCTGGCCATGCTCGGCGACGCCCGATACGTCTTCGCGGGACCGGGCAGCCCGAGCTACGCCCTGCGCCAGTGGAGCGGAACGGTCGTCCCGCAGCTGCTGGCGGACAAGCTCGCCGTCGGCGGGGCGGTGACGTTTGCCAGCGCTGCGGCCCTGACACTGGGGGTGGCGACCGTGCCGGTCTACGAGATCTACAAGGTGGGGGCCGATCCACACTGGCTCGAGGGGCTCGATCTGCTGGCTGCGACCGGTCTGCGCGCCGCCGTGATCCCGCACTACAACAACGCCGAGGGCGGGAACCACGACACCCGCTATTGCTATCTCGGCGAGCGCAGGCTCGCCGCCATGGAGCGCGACCTGCCGGAGGATGCGTTCGTGCTCGGTGTCGACGAGCACAGCGCGGTGGTGATGGATCTCGACGCCGGAGATGCCACCACCGCGGGACTGGGCGTGGTCACCGTGCGGTCCCAGGGGCGGTCGACGGAGATCCCGTCAGGGACGACCATCGCCATAGCCGAGCTCGCCGATCTCGCCGCCGGACGCGCCGCACGATCCGGCCGTCGCGGCGGCGGCGAACGGACGGCAACAGAGGAACCCGCGGCGACGGTGGCTCCCGCCGCCCCGTCGTCGGCGTCGCCGCTCATGGAGTCGGTACGCGCCCACCAGGAGGCGTTCGCCTGCGCCGTCGGCGAGCGGGACGTCGACTCGGCGGTCAGGGCCATCCTGGATCTCGACCAGGACCTGCAAGCCTGGTCCCGCGACACGCTCCAGTCCGACGAGCTGGACCGGGGACGGGCCGCGTTGCGGGCAATGGTGGTCCGGCTGGGCCAGCTGGCCGAGGTTGGGGCACGGGACCCTCGCGAGGTGGTCGGCCCGTTCGTGGAGGCCGTGCTCGGCATCAGGGCCGACGCCCGCGCCGACGGGCGCTGGCAGGACGCCGACGTCGCGCGCGACCGGCTGAGCGAGCTCGGCGTCGAGGTGAGAGACGGCCCGAACGGTACCGAGTGGGTGCTCGCCGCCGAGCCCGGGAGACGACCCTGCTAGGCTCCCAGGGCCCGTGGGCAGCTCGAGCCCCCATCGTCTAGCGGCCCAGGACGCCGCCCTTTCAAGGCGGTAGCACGGGTTCGAATCCCGTTGGGGGTGCGCGGATTCGTCGGG
This genomic window contains:
- a CDS encoding glycerol-3-phosphate acyltransferase, giving the protein MAGAARLVGAALTGYALGGVPSADVATRLATGGGTDLRTAGSGNPGAVNAMKVLGGGWGTAVLSADIAKGALACVVGRAVAGGAGSHLGGTAAVVGHCFPVAKRFKGGKGVAASVGQCLATFPAYFPVDLAVAALSSTGPWRRRAAAVTVLSSGAWIGGAILWWRTGWPNLWGPRPTVSLPLAAGASSAVILYRFATAAAVAPKGERD
- a CDS encoding Gfo/Idh/MocA family oxidoreductase, with protein sequence MASPSVTEPMRVLVVSARLTDPRRRALAALVTGAVDITGTDVLPISSDLPPPDRYDAVVVDGGTDGLTPEWLTALHRHVESGASLLRIGGDGRAGDDGPRGEWFAKVVSPTSVLTQRAPEEFPVVDRLQPLSLAPTAHVCLSVSVGFTDRPALAETALGRGRVVSSGLGNTEEALGNKELATVLRRALRRSGAPDRGGRPIGLAIAGYGPYGGMGYHHGAAAQATTGLELVAACDESAERRKAAEAEFPGVRTYPTVSELARDDDVEVVVVATPPVSHTSITLALLRAGKHVACEKPLCFTVADADEMLATARAYDLSLTVNQSRRWDADFVAIRRAVRASLLGELFNVETFVGGFEHPCRAWHSEASVSGGTVFDWGSHHLDWMLLLMEDMPAVVEAHGHKRVWHDVTNLDQLRVRLRWSDGREAEFVDSSVAAIRRPKFYLQGTAGTLAGWYRPLTFERLEPGVGYMAQRAHHAEAPAELTLARYESGAGLSETRLPPAAPQPFAFHRNLADHLALGERLTITADSIRQVVVLLEAAHRSVERAGAPVEVAPG